From Vanrija pseudolonga chromosome 1, complete sequence, a single genomic window includes:
- the acbp-3_1 gene encoding Acyl-CoA-binding 3, whose translation MQRRRIMASTTNTIDKQFHRAVDIVQSLPKSGPVQTSYEEKLQLYALYKQATEGDISAPRPGMLDMLGRAKWDSWNKVKGVNKAEAKQLYIAALIKIFQRFEYQSPDAKRYIAELEAMGPLDVDRPASPASSTSSFHSSHASPLDDDERQDPEDDRRPSLPHSELGPHYAPPDPSLPAPDVAPNIIPPSALNTSYRSLVNLANPSAYGSEHQSFAPPVQPFTQQHPAGPYPMSPFAPPGGSRPQSLFGGVAGSVGDQRDPLANLRSARRQQGTPSLSFVPEHPVRPSSQLHQQQPQQQQQHQPAYPIGRDFGTPDNVPHHHYPSPYLPQPSPYLQRPASVSTFSQAPLNLPATLASIQTSLQALHERLATLEHSQAMILRRQNRKRHWFWGTSEADELEDAELDAEAARWGGYAQPSTTVRVRRRQGLSARVIFALLTAIRRAILGVGASVIVGTIALLLMNGGMRRNAKKAWDQLRGRMVRLLTDTAH comes from the exons ATGCAACGCCGGCGCATCATGGCATCAACAACAAACACAATAGACAA GCAATTTCACCGGGCAGTGGACATTGTCCAAAG CCTGCCCAAGAGCGGCCCAGTGCAGACAAGCTACGAGGAGAAGCTGCAGTTGTATGCACTCTACAAGCAGG CGACCGAGGGTGATATCAGTGCGCCACGGCCGGGGATGCTCGACATGCTCGGACGAGCAAAGTG GGACTCGTGGAACAAGGTCAAGGGTGTGAACAAGGCCGAGGCAAAGCAGCTGTACATCGCTGCTCTGATAAAG ATTTTCCAGCGATTCGAGTACCAGTCCCCCGACGCGAAGCGGTACattgccgagctggaggcgATGGGCCCGTTGGATGTGGACCGCCCAGCGTCACCAGCGTCCTCTACTTCATCCTTTCACTCGTCGcacgcgtcgccgctcgacgacgacgagcgacaAGATCCCGAAGACGACCGGCGGCCATCCCTGCCGCACTCGGAGCTCGGGCCCCACTACGCTCCGCCAGACCCGTCGCTGCCTGCGCCAGACGTTGCGCCGAACATCAtcccgccgtcggcgctgaATACGTCTTATCGCtccctcgtcaacctcgccaaCCCGTCGGCGTACGGTAGCGAGCACCAGTCGTTTGCACCCCCCGTCCAGCCGTtcacgcagcagcacccgGCCGGCCCGTACCCGATGAGCccgttcgcgccgcccgGTGGATCCCGCCCACAGAGCCTGTTTGGCGGCGTGGCCGGTAGCGTCGGTGACCAGCGTGACCCATTGGCAAATCTCCGTAgtgcgcgccggcagcagGGAACACCTTCGCTCAGCTTCGTGCCAGAACACCCGGTCCGGCCGTCATCGCAgctccaccagcagcagccccagcagcaacagcaacaccAGCCGGCATACCCTATCGGCCGCGACTTTGGGACGCCTGATAACGTGcctcaccaccactaccCCTCGCCGTACTTACCCCAGCCGTCGCCATACCTCCAGCGaccggcgtcggtgtcgacgTTTTCCCAGGCCCCGCTCAACCTCCCCGCGACGCTCGCGTCAATACAGACCTCGCTGCAGGCGCTGCACGAGCGCCTGGCGACGCTCGAGCACTCGCAGGCCATGATCCTGCGGCGCCAGAACCGCAAGCGGCACTGGTTCTGGGGCAcgagcgaggccgacgagctcgaggacgccgagctggacgccgaggcggcacgATGGGGCGGGTACGCGCAGCCTtcgacgacggtgcgcgtccgccggcgccaggGCCTGTCTGCGCGCGTCATCTTTGCGCTGCTGACCGCCATCCGCCGCGcgatcctcggcgtcggcgcgagcgtcatTGTCGGCACGATCGCGCTGTTGCTCATGAACGGCGGGATGCGGCGCAATGCCAAGAAGGCGTGGGACCAGCTGCGTGGGCGTATGGTGCGGCTGCTCACCGACACGGCGCACtag
- the mug137 gene encoding Meiotically up-regulated protein, which yields MQRKALKQLNKVTQWTNEKVFSGEKTQFSEEFTEFESEIDKLRLGIERLHATSTPFHDQLTKLTASADPHPPSGSSKDKMLVGEALGTVMIDYGNDVGGAFGDGLTAYGRARGKLATVQQEFGERVKEGYITSNETALAAVDEYKVFRKKMDSRRLTLDAALMRQKQSKKQSDSLDQEVELAQQRFEEAEEETRLRMEAIKEHEEAQFAALTDLLEAERDYFTRCKEILDELREEFPTTVHSSFVSSGNRPRAKSNASARSASATSRTPTRPKTPTSRPSFSRQASAQVSDDEDSGDKDKKANGGEKKGNRSRSDSAASAGKGKSSRSIMPSFGSFGAKSKSFGKKYDNISDEEKRHISLAEGQEDTLYDPYTPPVRPEGRARAHSAAGSTGPGLQPPRRRALTSPSTPDRPLYKVLFDFEGLEADELPLKAGQIVALVGAPTTSLWMLGEVDGQQGLFPKDYVEEYEEAELRPPPALITPRRTSSPRITSPLTAGFRSTPHARAPLPRSRSHNDELLETESETELFHNNDDNASLAAAAQPPPVASANRSRSGSLAKGPAPPPPPSRRNTASNVARVASPPPVSYNRSRSSTVSRTPQRGNSEDESPFAAAQSPFAHSDDEH from the exons ATGCAGCGCAAGGCTCTCAAGCAG TTGAACAAGGTCACCCAGTGGACAAACGAAaag GTGTTCTCTGGTGAGAAGACCCAGTTCTCTGAAGAGTTCACCGAGTTTGAGAGCGAGATCGACAAGCTCCGCCTCGGGATTGAGCG CCTCCAtgccacctccaccccatTCCATGACCAGCTCACCAAGCTcacggcgagcgccgacccccacccgccctcggggtcgagcaaGGACAAAatgctcgtcggcgaggcgctaGGCACCGTCATGATCGACTACGGCAACGACGTGGGCGGGGCATTTG GTGATGGATTGACCGCGTACGGACGGGCACGGGGCAAGCTTGCAACT GTCCAGCAGGAGTTTGGGGAGCGCGTCAAAGAGGGCTACATCACAAGCAATG AAACTGCActcgccgcggtcgacgagtACAAGGTCTTCCGCAAGAAGATGGACTCACGGAG GTTGACCCTGGACGCGGCGCTCATGCGTCAGAAGCAGAGCAAGAAGCAGTCGGATTCGCTGGAccaggaggtcgagctggcccaACAGCGCTT tgaggaggccgaggaggagacgaggCTCCGTATGGAGGCCATCaaggagcacgaggaggCACAGTTCGCGGCCCTgaccgacctgctcgaggcggagcgtGACTACTTTACGCGGTGCAAGGAGATCTTGGATGAGCTTCGCGAAGAGTTTCCCACGAC TGTCCATTCTTCCTTCGTGTCTTCGGGCAACCGGCCTCGCGCCAAGTCAAACGCCTCGGCCAGGTCAgcaagcgcgacgtcgcgcacgccgactcggcccAAGACGCCGACCAGCAGACCCAGTTTCAGCCGGCAGGCGTCGGCCCAAGTTTCTGACGATGAGGACAGCggggacaaggacaagaaggccaacggcggtgagaagaagggcaaccgctcgcgctcggaCAGCGCCGCCTCAGCGGGCAAAGGCAAGTCCTCCCGGTCGATCATGCCTTCCTTTGGCTCGTTCGGTGCCAAGTCCAAGTCGTTCGGCAAGAAGTACGACAACatcagcgacgaggagaaaCGGCACATCTCGCTGGCCGAGGGACAAGAGGACACGCTGTACGACCCGTACACTCCGCCCGTGCGGCCCGAgggtcgcgcacgcgcacactCGGCAGCCGGGTCCACCGGGCCAGGACTACAgccaccacgccggcgcgcgctcacGTCGCCATCAACGCCAGACAGGCCCCTGTACAAGGTTCTCTTCGACTTTGAGGGCCTcgaagccgacgagctgccgctCAAAGCCGGCCAgatcgtcgcgctcgtcggtgcGCCGACCACCTCGCTGTGGAtgctgggcgaggtggacgggcAGCAGGGTCTCTTCCCAAAGGACTATGTCGAGGAgtacgaggaggccgagctccgcccgccgcctgcgctcATCACGCCCCGCCGCACCTCGAGCCCGCGGATCACGTCCCCCCTGACGGCAGGCTTCAGGAGCACGccgcatgcgcgcgcgccgctcccgcgctcgcggtcgcacaacgacgagctgctcgagacgGAGAGCGAGACCGAGCTGTTccacaacaacgacgacaacgcgtccctcgcggccgcggcgcagcccCCGCCTGTCGCGTCGGCGAACCGCAGCCGCtcgggctcgctcgccaagggacccgcgccgccgccgccgccgtcccgcCGCAACACGGCCTCGAACgttgcgcgcgtcgcgtccccACCACCTGTATCGTACAACCGTTCCCGCTCGTCCACTGTCTcccgcacgccgcagcgcggcAACTCGGAAGACGAGTCGCCTTTCGCTGCTGCTCAGTCGCCGTTTGCGCACTCGGACGATGAGCATTGA
- the rpa1 gene encoding DNA-directed RNA polymerase I subunit rpa1 encodes MDIAHSLHSEVSSLSFSFLSSDDIRSISVKKIDNPVLLDNLNLPTRGGLYDPKLGPMGPRDICETCNLSYFACPGHYGHIELPTPVYHPLFMNQCYQLLRAVCLYCHHFKMPEIMLKRYIARLRLLDAGLLEESHYVANFRPQTGDRGAAAEDAEEEDADVSVPAETAAEFILRMELYVKTVLKAKKARDNRDDYKDGLVFEERRRVLNEFGKKIWSKCSHCQAYGNTFRKEKSAKIVEYDLTPKQKLANATLSLKKPSINFANGRSITKKSKSSKDIDVDEGIEASSGSSASGSDAEDEAMDVDESEKDDESDEDEADEGIVTDGRARTASGQIKGTRGRNERVIAAAEVRDHLRRLFQLESEVCSLLYGRHGAPQARSHATPPPIADMFFMEAMPVPPTRFRPASKMGDDLFENSQNSLLTAVINTGERIIELNQNLIDFSKKDKTEELMEMLSKLDEKRTFELLLEAIVKLQHDVNSFMDSTKNPTVMKQGKLPPQGIKQLLEKKEGLFRKHMMGKRVNYAARSVISPDINVETNEIGIPPVFAKKLTYPEPVTPMNVHEMRQLVINGPKVHPGASIVQNEDGTQISLDRMTLQQRTAIANQLLTPQNDAYGASSSSGGPQARNKKVYRHIRDGDIVILNRQPTLHKPSMMCHRVKVLRGEKTIRMHYANCNSYNADFDGDEMNIHFPQNEVARAEAMMIANTDNQYLVPTSGGPLRGLIQDHVVAGVWMCNKSSFFTRDEYYQLIYGALRTENGYTGHNRIITLPPAIFKPRPMWTGKQIISTILANLTPTTSRGLNLSSKNKIQNQLWGRDDSKDNELSEELVLFVDGHLLRGVLDKSQYGASAYGLIHSVHELYGPYIANRLLGVLSRLLTKYLQHTAFTCRMDDLILTKEGEAHRQKILDDGSKDGMQAAIEYVGLPADSKHEDPETQANLKIRLEEILRDDHLMAGLDAKMQSVFNKTTTKINNEVLPAHLVRPFPYNNMQTMTISGAKGSKVNASQISTLLGQQALEGRRVPVMVSGKTLPAFKPFETAARAGGYVANRFLTGVRPQEYYFHSMAGREGLIDTAVKTARSGYLQRCLIKHLEGVKVHYDHTVRDSDSSVLQFYYGEDAVDVTKSTHLDKFDFTARNFDSLSTKLKPQELLGKVEQTEASDYMKKALKKPAKYEPVMSKFTPSRYIGAMSEAYAAKVNEYINTNPQGLIKRKNHEDKAAPYSATKVAEKEFMQLARVRYMRSLVEPGEAVGLLASQGVGEPSTQMTLNTFHLAGHGAANVTLGIPRLREIVMTAAQKPATPTMSLPIREGIEDTDIESFTKEVTRLNLSEVVDKVTVTERLSGKSIEANNSRLRKYTVLLEFFDQSEYTEEYRITKEQLHESLATSFALRLRKEIVNEMRTAVKAKEQDLSVGKGLRVRADDVDEGATSGRRGRDDEIDDDDGDAYQLKRQAQAKQHEYDEDDEPAGAVVDLEDIVEREDEDSEDEDEDEKTDDATAAAKSNRRSDDLADEFKKIAKFATNFSFDTHNGKSAQFDLEFPGQAPKLLLVDLIERSCRSAVIHEVPNIGRCMKVFDDKGFTGKLITEGSNIQGMWALADELIDLDRLGSNDVYAILQTYGVEAARRTIINEMSSIFGAYGIGVDYRHLTVIADYMTHNGGYKPFNRTGIAAKSSPLLKASFETTVAFLSDATLHGDYDDLTSPAAKIVMGKPSGSGTGSFDIRAPRVISA; translated from the exons ATGGACATCGCTCACTCCCTCCACTCCGAGGTCTCGTCcctctccttctccttcctcTCGTCAGACGACATTCGCTCCATCTCGGTCAAGAAGATTGACAACCCCGTCCTTCTCGACAACCTCAACCTCCCCACCCGCGGCGGTCTCTATGACCCCAAGCTCGGCCCGATGGGCCCTCGCGACAT CTGCGAGACATGTAACCTGTCGTACTTTGCGTGCCCAGGACACTATGGCCACATCGAGCTCCCGACGCCAGTGTACCACCCTCTCTTCATGAACCAGTGCTACCAGCTCCTCCGCGCAGTCTGCCTGTACTGCCACCACTTCAAGATGCCGGAAATCATG CTGAAGAGGTACATCGCCCGGTTGCGACTCCTCGATGCTGGTCTTCTGGAGGAGTCCCACTACGTCGCCAACTTCCGCCCTCAGACTGGAGACCGCGGAGCCGCGGctgaggatgccgaggaggaggacgccgacgtctCGGTCCCCGCAGAGACTGCTGCCGAGTTCATCTTGCGAATGGAGCTCTACGTTAAGACGGTCCTtaaggccaagaaggcgcgcgACAACCGCGACGACTACAAGGACGGTCTTGTGTTCGAGGAGAGGAGGCGTGTTCTGAACGAGTTTGGCAAGAAGATCTGGTCCAAGTGCTCCCACTGCCAGGCTTACGGCAACACCTTCCGCAAGGAAAAGTCGGCCAAGATTGTCGAGTACGACCTCACCCCCAAGCAGAAGCTTGCCAACGCCACTCTGAGCCTCAAGAAGCCCTCCATCAACTTTGCCAACGGCCGCTCCATTACCAAGAAGTCCAAGTCGTCGAAGGACattgacgtcgacgagggaATCGAGGCTAGCAGTGGATCAAGCGCCAGCGgaagcgacgccgaggacgaggctaTGGACGTTGATGAGTCTGAaaaggacgacgagtcggacgaggacgaggccgacgagggcatTGTCACCGACGGCCGCGCCAGAACCGCCAGCGGCCAGATCAAGGGCACCCGCGGAAGGAACGAGCGTGTcattgccgccgccgaggtccgcgaccacctccgccgcctgttCCAGCTCGAGTCCGAGGTCTGCTCCCTCCTCTacggccgccacggcgcccCCCAGGCTCGCTCGCACGCCACTCCCCCTCCCATCGCCGACATGTTCTTCATGGAGGCCATGCCTGTGCCCCCTACCCGCTTCCGCCCTGCCTCCAAGATGGGCGACGACCTGTTCGAGAACAGCCAGAATTCGCTCCTTACTGCGGTTATCAACACTGGCGAGCGCATCATCGAGCTCAACCAGAACTTAATCGACTTCtccaagaaggacaagacCGAGGAGCTGATGGAGATGCtctccaagctcgacgagaagcGCACCTttgagctcctcctcgaggccatcgtCAAGCTCCAGCACGACGTCAACTCGTTCATGGACAGCACCAAGAACCCTACCGTTATGAAGCAGGGCAAGCTCCCTCCCCAGGGTAtcaagcagctcctcgagaagaaggagggtCTTTTCCGCAAGCACATGATGGGCAAGCGTGTCAACTACGCCGCCCGTTCCGTCATCTCGCCCGACATCAACGTCGAGACCAACGAGATCGGTATCCCTCCCGTCTTCGCCAAGAAGCTCACCTACCCCGAGCCGGTCACGCCGATGAACGTCCACGAGATGCGCCAGCTCGTCATCAACGGCCCCAAGGTGCACCCTGGTGCCTCCATCGTCCAGAACGAGGACGGCACCCAGATCTCGCTCGACCGCATGACGCTGCAGCAGCGTACTGCCATTGCCAACCAGCTCCTGACGCCTCAGAACGACGCGtacggcgccagcagctcctcgggcgGCCCTCAGGCCCGCAACAAGAAGGTCTACAGGCACATTCGCGATGGCGACATTGTCATCCTCAACCGTCAGCCCACGCTGCACAAGCCTTCCATGATGTGCCACCGTGTCAAGGTTCTCCGTGGCGAGAAGACCATCCGCATGCACTACGCGAACTG TAACTCGTACAACGCCGACTTCGACGGTGACGAGATGAACATCCACTTCCCTCAGAACGAGGTGgctcgcgccgaggccatgaTGATCGCCAACACCGACAACCAGTACCTTGTGCCCACCTCTGGTGGCCCCCTTCGTGGTCTTATCCAGGACCACGTCGTTGCTGGTGTCTGGATGTGCAACAAGTCGTCCTTCTTCACCCGCGATGAGTACTACCAGCTCATCTACGGTGCTCTCCGTACCGAGAACGGCTACACTGGCCACAACCGCATCATCACTCTCCCTCCCGCCATCTTCAAGCCCAGGCCCATGTGGACCGGCAAGCAGATCATCTCCACCATCCTGGCCAACCTCACCCCCACTACCTCGCGTGGCCTGAACCTGTCGTCCAAGAACAAGATCCAGAACCAGCTTTGGGGCCGTGACGACTCCAAGGACAACGAGCTGTCCGAGGAGCTTGTCCTCTTCGTCGACGGCCACCTCCTCCGTGGTGTTCTCGACAAGTCGCAGTACGGTGCTTCGGCCTACGGTCTCATCCACTCGGTTCACGAGCTGTACGGCCCGTACATCGCCAACCGTCTTCTCGGTGTTCTGAGCAGGCTACTTACCAAGTACCTGCAGCACACCGCCTTCACGTGTCGTATGGACGACCTTATCCTcaccaaggagggcgaggcgcacCGCCAGAAGATCCTCGATGACGGCTCCAAGGACGGCATGCAGGCTGCCATCGAGTACGTCGGTCTCCCTGCCGACTCGAAGCACGAGGACCCCGAGACCCAGGCCAACCTCAAGATTCGCCTCGAGGAGATCCTCCGTGACGACCACCTCATGGCTGGTCTGGACGCCAAGATGCAGTCCGTGTTCAACAAGACCACGACCAAGATCAACAACGAGGTCCTGCCCGCCCACCTTGTCCGCCCCTTCCCCTACAACAACATGCAGACCATGACCATCTCCGGTGCCAAGGGCTCCAAGGTCAATGCGTCGCAGATCTCGACCCTTCTGGGTCAGCAGGCCCTCGAAGGTCGTCGTGTCCCCGTCATGGTTTCGGGCAAGACCCTCCCCGCCTTCAAGCCTTTCGAGACTGCTGCCCGCGCCGGTGGTTACGTCGCCAACCGTTTCTTGACAGGTGTCCGCCCCCAGGAGTACTACTTCCACAGTATGGCTGGTCGTGAGGGTCTTATCGACACTGCCGTCAAGACTGCTCGTTCGGGTTACCTCCAGCGCTGTCTTATCAAGCACCTCGAGGGTGTCAAGGTCCACTACGACCACACTGTTCGTGACTCGGACTCGTCGGTCCTCCAGTTCTACTACGGCGAggatgccgtcgacgtcaCCAAGTCGACGCACTTGGACAAGTTCGACTTCACTGCCAGAAACTTTGACTCGCTCTCGACCAAGCTCAAGCCCCAGGAGCTGCTGGGCAAGGTTGAGCAGACCGAGGCCAGCGACTACATGAAGAAGGCTCTCAAGAAGCCCGCCAAGTACGAGCCCGTCATGAGCAAGTTTACACCTTCGCGTTACATTGGTGCCATGTCGGAGGCGTACGCCGCCAAGGTCAACGAGTACATCAACACCAACCCCCAGGGTCTCATCAAGCGCAAGAACCACGAGGACAAGGCTGCTCCCTACTCTGCcaccaaggtcgccgagaaGGAGTTTATGCAGCTCGCCCGTGTGCGCTACATGCGCAGCTTGGTCGAGCCTGGAGAGGCGGTCGGTCTGCTCGCGTCGCAGGGTGTCGGTGAGCCATCGACCCAGATGACTCTCAACACCTTCCACTTGGCTGGTCACGGTGCCGCCAACGTTACCCTCGGTATCCCCCGTCTTCGTGAAATCGTCATGACTGCCGCTCAGAAGCCTGCCACGCCGACCATGAGCCTGCCTATTCGTGAGGGTATCGAGGACACCGACATTGAGTCGTTTACCAAGGAGGTCACCCGCCTCAACCTCTCCGAGGTTGTTGACAAGGTCACCGTCACTGAGCGCCTCTCTGGCAAGTCGATCGAGGCCAACAACTCGCGTCTCCGCAAGTACACTGTTCTCCTCGAGTTCTTCGACCAGTCCGAGTACACTGAGGAGTACCGCATCACCAAGGAGCAGCTCCACGAGTCGCTTGCTACCAGCttcgccctccgcctccgcaAGGAGATTGTCAACGAGATGCGCACTGCtgtcaaggccaaggagcaggACCTCTCGGTTGGCAAGGGTCTCCGTGTccgtgccgacgacgtcgacgagggagCCACCAGCGGACGTCGTGGCCGCGATGACGAGattgacgacgatgacggaGACGCGTACCAGCTTAAGCGCCAGGCGCAGGCCAAGCAGCacgagtacgacgaggacgacgagcccgccggtgccgtcgtcgacctcgaggacattgtcgagcgtgaggatgaggactcggaggacgaggatgaggatgagaagacggacgacgctacggccgccgccaagtcGAACCGCCGCTCCGACGACCTTGCGGACGAGTTCAAGAAGATTGCCAAGTTTGCGACCAACTTCAGCTTCGACACCCACAACGGCAAGTCGGCCCAGTTTGACCTCGAGTTCCCTGGTCAGGCTCCCAAGCTTCTGCTTGTCGACCTGATTGAGCGCAGCTGTCGCTCGGCTGTCATCCACGAGGTGCCCAACATTGGCCGCTGCATGAAGGTGTTCGACGACAAGGGATTCACTGGCAAGCTCATCACCGAGGGCTCGAACATCCAGGGCATGTGGGcgcttgccgacgagctcatTGACCTCGACCGTCTCGGCTCGAACGACGTGTACGCCATCCTCCAGACATATGGTGTtgaggctgcgcgccgcaccATCATCAACGAGATGTCGTCCATCTTCGGCGCGTACGGTATCGGTGTCGACTACCGCCACTTGACAGTCATTGCCGACTACATGACCCACAACGGCGGCTACAAGCCGTTCAACCGTACGGGTATTGCTGCCAAGTCGTCGCCTCTGCTCAAGGCGTCGTTCGAGACGACGGTGGCGTTCTTGTCAGACGCGACACTGCACGGCGACTATGACGATCTCACTAGCCCTGCGGCCAAGATTGTCATGGGCAAGCCGAGCGGGTCGGGCACTGGCTCGTTTGACATTCGCGCACCACGGGTGATCTCGGCCTAG